One window of the Anolis sagrei isolate rAnoSag1 chromosome 5, rAnoSag1.mat, whole genome shotgun sequence genome contains the following:
- the CAPZA3 gene encoding F-actin-capping protein subunit alpha-3, with protein sequence MKKSFQRQAMVSEADELPKEEKISFICGLLLQVPPGEFRNVFEDLRILIGDDHLMRQEAAQVSAHHTRNNFTPVSIRGEDSLVTRHNDLGGNRFFDPQIKLSFRFDHLSGRADKILIYHDFKRDTAELWRETLNVTLESYVKKHLLSGICRVYQKTLRGTPFFVICIEGHQYKKFWNAFWKSEWILPVTPPSTHVTGSIVVQIHYFKKSNLHFTATDGGSHSMYLINRAQFAIDFEKFIEREHSKFQTGLVESLQDLSDEVWQTLRRQLPVTRTAIQWNKLLTY encoded by the exons atgaaaaaat CGTTTCAAAGGCAGGCCATGGTGTCTGAAGCAGATGAGTTACCCAAAGAAGAGAAAATCAGTTTCATCTGCGGTTTGCTGCTCCAGGTTCCCCCAGGGGAATTTAGGAATGTTTTTGAAGACCTCCGCATCCTGATTGGTGACGATCATCTCATGAGGCAGGAGGCTGCTCAGGTGTCTGCGCATCACACCAGGAATAACTTCACACCTGTGAGCATCAGGGGAGAGGATTCTCTAGTGACACGACACAATGATCTGGGAGGAAATCGCTTCTTTGATCCACAGATCAAGCTTTCGTTCAGATTTGATCACTTGAGCGGAAGAGCTGATAAGATCTTGATCTATCATGACTTCAAAAGAGATACGGCAGAGTTATGGAGAGAAACCCTAAATGTTACTTTAGAGTCTTATGTGAAGAAACATTTGCTTTCTGGGATCTGTCGTGTTTACCAGAAAACCCTCAGAGGAACCCCGTTCTTCGTGATCTGTATTGAAGGCCATCAATATAAGAAGTTTTGGAATGCTTTTTGGAAATCAGAATGGATTCTTCCTGTTACTCCCCCTAGTACTCACGTCACAGGAAGTATTGTTGTACAGATACACTATTTCAAAAAATCTAACCTCCACTTTACAGCAACCGATGGTGGTAGCCATTCCATGTATTTAATTAACCGTGCCCAGTTTGCCATAGATTTTGAGAAGTTCATTGAACGTGAGCATAGCAAATTTCAGACTGGTTTGGTTGAAAGCCTCCAAGACTTGTCTGATGAAGTGTGGCAAACATTGCGTAGACAGCTCCCAGTCACTCGTACAGCAATCCAGTGGAATAAACTGCTGACTTATTAA